The Shewanella mangrovisoli genome has a window encoding:
- the gpmM gene encoding 2,3-bisphosphoglycerate-independent phosphoglycerate mutase: MTTTKRPIALLILDGWGYRENTHMNAIYHANTPVLDRLNAQYAHGLISGSGLDVGLPDGQMGNSEVGHINLGSGRIVYQELTRISKAIADHEFEQNPALCDAVDAAVKAGGAVHIMGLLSPGGVHSHEEHIEAMCRMAVARGATKVYLHAFLDGRDTPPRSAKGSLSHFDDLFTTLGHGRIASIIGRYFAMDRDNRWDRVSQAYSLITQGKAKFQYDNAVTALEAAYSRDENDEFVSSSAITDSEGKVASLNDGDALIFMNFRADRARQITRSFINADFDGFERAVTPKVNFVTLTEYAADIKAPIAYPSENLVNTLGEVLQNRGRTQLRISETEKYAHVTFFFNGGKEEPFNGEDRILINSPKVATYDLQPEMSSTELTDKLVAAIESAKYDVIICNYPNGDMVGHTGNFDAAVKACEAVDACIGRVVDALAKVGGECIITADHGNAEQMTDETTGQAHTAHTSELVPFVFVGRDATIDEGGKLSDVAPTILHLMGETIPAEMTGKPLIHVKE, from the coding sequence ATGACGACAACTAAACGTCCAATCGCGTTGTTGATCCTCGATGGCTGGGGTTACCGTGAAAATACGCATATGAATGCGATTTACCACGCCAACACTCCAGTACTCGACCGTCTCAACGCCCAATATGCCCACGGTTTAATTTCAGGTTCAGGCTTAGATGTAGGCTTGCCCGATGGGCAGATGGGGAACTCTGAAGTAGGCCATATCAACTTAGGTTCTGGCCGAATTGTTTACCAAGAGCTGACCCGTATCAGCAAAGCCATTGCAGATCATGAGTTTGAGCAAAACCCAGCCCTTTGCGATGCCGTCGATGCGGCAGTCAAAGCTGGCGGTGCAGTGCACATTATGGGTCTGCTCTCTCCAGGTGGTGTACACAGCCATGAAGAGCATATCGAAGCCATGTGCCGTATGGCCGTTGCTCGCGGTGCCACTAAAGTGTACTTACATGCCTTCTTAGATGGTCGCGATACCCCACCTCGCAGCGCCAAAGGCAGCCTAAGCCACTTTGATGATCTGTTTACTACATTGGGCCATGGTCGTATCGCCTCGATTATTGGTCGTTACTTTGCCATGGACCGCGATAATCGTTGGGACCGCGTGTCTCAGGCTTACTCACTGATCACCCAAGGCAAGGCGAAGTTCCAATACGATAACGCAGTGACCGCGTTAGAAGCCGCTTACAGTCGTGATGAAAACGATGAGTTTGTGTCGTCTTCAGCCATTACCGATAGCGAAGGCAAGGTTGCCAGCTTGAACGATGGCGACGCGCTGATTTTCATGAACTTCCGCGCCGACCGTGCTCGTCAAATCACCCGTAGCTTTATCAATGCCGATTTCGACGGTTTTGAACGTGCGGTGACGCCAAAGGTTAACTTTGTAACGCTGACCGAATACGCGGCCGATATCAAGGCGCCTATCGCTTATCCTTCTGAAAACCTAGTGAATACCTTAGGTGAAGTGCTGCAAAACCGTGGCCGTACTCAGTTACGTATCTCCGAAACTGAAAAATACGCCCATGTGACCTTCTTCTTCAACGGCGGTAAGGAAGAGCCATTCAACGGTGAAGATCGCATCCTGATCAACTCACCTAAAGTGGCAACCTACGACTTGCAGCCTGAGATGAGCTCAACCGAGCTGACGGATAAGTTAGTCGCGGCGATTGAATCCGCTAAATACGATGTGATTATCTGTAACTACCCGAACGGTGATATGGTGGGTCATACTGGCAACTTCGATGCGGCGGTTAAAGCCTGCGAAGCTGTCGATGCCTGTATCGGCCGCGTAGTCGATGCGCTGGCGAAAGTGGGTGGCGAATGTATTATTACCGCCGACCACGGCAACGCCGAGCAGATGACCGACGAGACCACAGGCCAAGCCCATACGGCGCATACCAGTGAACTCGTGCCCTTTGTGTTTGTTGGCCGTGACGCCACCATAGACGAAGGCGGTAAACTGAGCGATGTCGCCCCAACGATTCTGCACCTGATGGGTGAAACCATTCCCGCAGAGATGACGGGTAAGCCCTTAATCCACGTAAAAGAGTAG